The DNA sequence TGGTCTGGGAAGGCTACGAGTGCGGCGTGCGGATCGTGGAGCCCGGACCCTCCAAGGTCGATTCGGGAAAGCGCGAGACTGCGGCCGCTGGTTCCGATAAAGTTCAGTGGCCGTCGCCGGTCTTCACCCGGTACGACATCATCAGGATCCTCGCGCCCTATCTTGAAAGCAAGGTCGTGGTGAGTAATCTCGGCTGGCCCTCCAAGGAGCTCTACGCACTCAAACACCAGCTATCGAACTTTTACATGCTCGGCAGCATGGGCATGGTGACGCCGATCGGCCTCGGCATTGCACTCACGTCGAAAAAAGGGGTGGTCGTGATCGACGGGGACGGGAGCCTGCTCATGAACCCCGGCACGCTTGCGACTGCGGCGGGGCTCTCACCGAATAACCTCACGATCATCGCCATCGACAACGGCGCCTACGGCTCGACCGGGAACCAGCCCACGCTCGCGCGGACCAGCGTTGACCTTGAACAGGTTGCCAGGGGTTTCGGGTTCAGGAATACGATCAAGGTCGCAAGTGAAGAAGAGATCAAAGAAGTGATGGGGAGGCCGCGGGAAGGTTTGACGTTCATCCATGCCCTAGCCATCCCGGGTAACAAGGATGTGCCGAACATCCCTATTGGTCATCTGGAGATCAAGAGGCAGGTGCAAGAGTTTTTAAGAGGGTAAGGTGCGGGTAAGACGCGCTGCTTTTGCGCGTTGGTCTCGACCGACAGGTTAATCCGTGTTCAATGTTAATCGATTATTGCTACTTCAGGTTTTGGCCAAGCCTTTTACAGGTTCATTAAGATAAACAGCAAATACGTGATTCCCTACAGCGGAATTCTCCAATCATGAATTTCTGACCACTTTGAAATCACATTCAGCGGTAGATCGGGTAGAGCAAGGCGAAACCCGACAGAATATTTCTTTCGCACCAATCATCAGTTACTTGCCCTCAAGAACAGTCTTCAAGAATTAAGTTGGGTTTCACTACGTTCTACCCAACCTACTGAATTGCAGAAACATTCGAACTCACAACTTCCCGGTCTTCTGGTACTCCTGCACATACACCTTGATCGCGCGCAGAATGATCCAGTCCAGGCTGACGCTGTTGTCCATCGCGATCCGGAGCAGAGAATCGATGATCTCTTTGTCGATGGCGGGCTGCTGTTCCCCTGAAGCCGGCTGTTGAACAGGCGATGCTTCGGTCATTTCTTGCTGCTGTAATAACGGCGAATCAGGATTTCGCTTTTGATGCTCTCTACGAAGCAGTCCCATGAGGCTCTGCACATCGCCGCCTTTGATCGCCGTCCGGACATCCTCGGGCACTTCGGTGGCAGCGGCCTCGCCAGTCGGTCCCTGCCGCTCTTCCTGCTTTGCCGGGCCCGGGTTCATGCCCATACCCGGCATGCCCCCCGGCATCATGCCCGTCATTCCCATCATCATGTTCGCGAGATTGCGGGCGTATTCGTTGTCCGGCATCTCTTGCTTCAGGAATTCATCCAGTTTTCCCTCCGCCGCAGCTGCTGCCATGCGGTCAGCCAGGAGCGACGACTGGTCTTCGCCCTGTTCAAAATTGTTCTTTCGTCCAAACGCCTTATTCGGCGGCTTTGGCAATGGTCTCTCTTTGTCTGACATGGCTCGTCCTTTACTTTATATGAAGCATAGAGTGAAATTACAAATACGCCGAGAAGTACGGCTTCAGGTTCTTGAGCGTTTCTTCGGCTGCAAAGGGCATCATGGCCGCCATGCAGTCAAGGTTGACCAGCGTGTTGATGTTCGCGTCCTTCTTTGCCGCGTCCCGCAGCCGGTTCGCGAAGTCGCGGTTCACGATGCTTACTTCCGCATAGGCCTTCAGAAGGCCGTCAAGGTTCCACTCCGCCGGCTTGCCGTCCTGATTCCGGTAGTACTGGACGAAAAGATACATCGACACCATGCGGAAGATGGTCTCGTCCAGGGAAGCGAAGGGCAGATGAAACCGCACCATGGGCTTCAGATGCTCCATGATCGGGCATCCGCTGGTGGTCATGATGATCCCGACGAGCGGGCTCAGGCCGTGCTGGATCATGGTCTCCTTGGAAAAGGTCCTCTCCTCGGTCGTGACGGTGGCCATGACCTTCTCGTGCGAGAGCATGTCCTTGAAGGGCTCGGCAATGTCCGCAAAGTTCAGCGCGACCGGGCAGTACAGATGGCGGCGCTCGTCGAGGGGACAATTCTCGCACTTCTTGTGGTTCAGGAGCGCCCAGAGCGGCGGGTCCGGCCTTTTCTCGAGCTGGAGGGCGAGCGTCTCCCGGTCGAGGCGAAGATTGAAGCGCACCGGCGCGCCGGTCTTGAACTGGTAGGCGTAATCGATCTTTATCGGTTCTGACATCGTTTTCCCCTCGCCGGTACAATATACCACGTCCCGCACGATGTCAAGACACCGGCGGCCTCCTACGCGGATAGCGCGAGCATCCTGTGAAATAATTGATTGCACGAGACTGCCGAAAAGGTTACACTTCAGCTCCGGCCGCCTCGGGGAGGCCGGATATCCGGATCCGTCACGAGAAAGGAAAGAATCATGGCACAGGCGAAGCAGGGAGACAGTGTACAGGTCCATTACACGGGAAAGCTGGAGAACGGCACGGTCTTCGACACGTCGCGCAGCCGGCATCCGCTCCGGTTCACGATCGGCAAGGGCCAGGTGATCGAGGGGTTCGAGCAGGCGGTTGCAGGGATGAGTGTCGGTGAAACAAAGACCGTCGTGATCCCGGTGGAAAAGGCATACGGTGCGCGGCGCGACGATATGATCTTCACGATGAGCCGGGACCGTCTTCCCGAAGGCGTCAGTCCGAATGTGGGGCAGCGGCTCGAGGTAACGCAGGTCGATGACAAGGTCATGCTCGTGACGGTGATGAGCGTCACGGATAAGAGCATTACGCTCGACGCCAATCATCCGCTGGCGGGAAAGGCGCTGACCTTCGAGCTTGAGCTTATCGGCATTCAGTAGGGCCCTGGCTCACGTCGCAAGCCGGCCGAACCCGGGAGGGAAGGGGCATGAGGGAGAAGAAGAGAAGCTCCTCCCGGCATGCCGCCGGAAGGAGCGGAACGCTGCTGGCTAGCTCACGATCACCGCGTCCGACGAGGCTCCAATGAGCTTCCGGACATACAGCTGCTGCACGATGGACAGCACGTTGCTCAGGGTGATGTAGAGCAGCAGGCCGGCCGGGAGCCAGGCAAACAGGAAGATGAACGCGATGTTCATGAACATCATGATCTTCTGCTGCTGGGGGTCCACCGAGGTGGACGTCATCTTCATCGTGAAGACCATGCTAACGCCCATCAGGATCGGCAGAATATAGAACGGGTCATACGACGAGAGGTCCTTGATCCAGAAGGACAGGAACGGGGACTGGCGGAGCTCGATGGACACGGACAACACGTTGTAAAGCGCGACGAAGAACGGAAGCTGGAGCAGCATCGGCAGGCAGCCGCCGAGCGGGTTCACCTTGTGCTCCTTGTACATCTTCATCATTTCCTGGTTCATGCGCTGCGGGTCCTTCTTGTACTTTTCCCGGAGCGCCGTGAGCTGCGGCTGGATCTTCTTCATCTCCTCCATGGCAGTCGCGCTCTTGAGCGAGGGGTAGAACAGGAGCAAACGCACGACAATGGTCAGCAGGATGATCGCCACGCCGTAGTTGCTGGTGAACCGGTAGAACTGCTGGAGGAGCCAGAACATGGGCTTGGCGAGGATGCCGAACCAGCCGTAGTCGACCATCTGTTCTAAGCCGTGCCCCTGCGCCTCGAGCAGCGTGAAGCTCTTGGGGCCAGCGTAGAGGGCGAATGTACGGGCCTCGGGCTTTTCCTTGATCGTCACGTCGGAGGTCAGCAGGTCCCCGGACTCCGGCGGCGCCGCCGCTTTCCTGGCGGTGACGATGCCGCGGTCGCCGTACAGGAGCGCCGCGGTGAAGTACTTGTCCTCCTGCCCGAACCACGCGATCGTGCCGCTGTATGGCAATTCTCCCTTGATTTTGTCTAGCTTGTCCGTCACGGCCTTGCCGTCGACCATTGCCGCGAACCCCACGCGGCCGCTGGCATCTTTGCTCACCTTGTCCGCGAGCCCGAAGTCCGTGCCCAGGAAAAGCCTGTATCCGTCAACGCCTTTTGTATTGACCGTGACATCGATCCGGTAGCTGTCATTGTGGAACGTGAGTCGCTTCTCGAGGACGATGCCGCCGGGGCCCGCATAGGTGAGGACCAGCGTGTCCGACGGCTTGTCCCTGTCGAGGCGGATCGCGTCACGGTCCGTCCGGTACTCCACCTGGGACAACGCGGAGAGGTCCTTGTCCAGAGGCGTGATGGTGAGCGGTGCGATCATGTCCCTGCGGTCGACCGTGTCGTAGGAAGGGACGAGCTGCACATTCCCCAGCGCTTTCTTGGGCGCTTCCATCTTCTTCTCCCGGCCCATGATCTTGTCGAAGAGCACGCCCAAGCCTACCGGGGTCTTGTTCCCTTCTCGGTAATGCTTGAGCTCCACGCCGGTGATCACGCCTCCGGCCGTGTTCACGACGGCCCTGACCAGGTCGGTTTCAACGACGATATCTTTCCCCTTGACTGCGGGAACGATCCTGGTCGCGACGGCTCCCGCGGCGAGTGTGGCAGTTGCGGGCTTCTCCGCCTTCTCCTGCGCAGCCTGCTGCTGTGCACGTTCAGGGACGGCGGGCATCTCCGGCGGCTTGGGCGCGAAGAAGCGCACGTATAGCACGAACACGATGAGCGACAAAGAGAGGGCTAGAATGAAGCGACGGGTTTCCATGGATCCTCCGGAATCACTGTACGGGATCGTATCCGCCCGGATGAAAGGGATGACATTTTGAGATGCGAACGAAGGTCATCCAGGCTGCCTTGCACAATCCTTTTTTCTCGAAAGCCTCACGTGCGTATTCGGAACAGGTTGGCGTGAACCTGCAGGCCGCCGGCAGCATTGGCGAGATGAACCGCTGGTACAGCCGAATGAGGGTGATCACGAATCGTTTTATCATTTACGACGCCGGTCCGCAGATTGCGGTGTGGTGGAGCAGCCGGTCCACGGCCTTCAGGACCCGCCCGTGGTCGGCGTTCGCGAACTCCCGGCGCGCCACAAAGACAAGATCATACCCGGACGACGTGTCCTTCAACACCTTCATGATGCAGGCCCTTATCTGGCGCTTCAGCCTGTTTCTTCCGACGGCGTTCGCCAGCTTTTTGCCGACCGATACCCCGACCCTGAAATGACCGGCATCGTTCCGGCTATAAAAAAGAGAAAGACCGTCAACCGACAGTCTTTTTCCTTTCATCACAGAGACAAACTCACTGTTTTTCCGTATCCGCTCGCTCTTCCGGTATGCGTAGGGCATGTACGTACCCGACGGAACTACACGGCGAGACGTTTTCTTCCCTTGGCCCTGCGACGGTTGATGACAGCCTGGCCCTTGGCCGTGCTCATGCGCTTGCGGAATCCCTGCGCCCGCTTCTGCTTGAGATTGCTCTTTTGTGCTGTTGTTTCCGACATGTCCTGCTCCTTCTCGATTTTCGAATAAGGCGGTATTATAAGCTAAAACGTAAAGATGTCAAGCAAAAACCAAAAGGAAACGGGCTTTTGACTTTACGTGGTCTTTTTGGTAGATTGCAGCGGAATTATTCAAATGATTCCTTCCTGCCTCCACCCTCTTCATGCTCTGGAGCGGAAGGTTTCAGGGACGGTGATCCGGGTGAAGAAGGGCATTGACTACATCGGTGTGGGTGTCGGCGCTGTCATCATGAACGACGAAGGCAAGGCCTTTCTGGCCAAGCGCGGCAGAGAGGCTCGGAACGAGCGGCACAAATGGGAGTTCCCCGGAGGCAGCGTCGAGTTCGGCGAGCAGCTTGAAGACGCACTCACACGCGAGGTGCGGGAGGAATACGGTTTCGATATCGCTGTCCTGCAGCTGCTCGACGTCGTGAACCACGTCATCCCCGGCGAGGGTCAGCACTGGGTTTCGCCGACCTATCTGTGCAGGTACGTGAGCGGCACGCCGCGCATCAGGGAGCCCCACAAGTGCGATGCGATCGGCTGGTTCAGACTTGAGGACATCCCGGAGCAGGAGCTCACGATCGCGTCGAGGAAAAGTTTGGAGAGCCTGCGGAATAGATTGCATCCAGGATAGGGCGCAGGGCAAAGATTGTTACCGCCAAGGCGCGAAGAGAGCGAAAACCTTTAAACCCAAGCGTCTTTCGAGCCAGGACGTTCCAACGTTTTGGTTCCAGCCATTCCACGAGAGCGCAATAAATCACATGACAACATCATGCCCGCATCCAATTGATTCCATCCTGCTCCTCGGCCCCACCGGCGTGGGCAAGAGCCCGCTCGGCGATGCCATAGTCCGAAACGGCCTGTTCGGGCGGAGCTGCCATCACCTGGACTTCGGATCAGAACTGCGCAATGCCGTTTCGGACGGCGAACGGTCAGCTTCTTACTCCCCAGAAGAGCTCGACTTCATCCACGG is a window from the Nitrospirota bacterium genome containing:
- the comD gene encoding sulfopyruvate decarboxylase subunit alpha gives rise to the protein MQRPEEELIATLIRHNVDFTASLPCEKIKTLLEMVEKAFLHVPLTREEEGVGICAGGALAGKRPAMFIQSSGIGNMINALLSLTAFYELPLALFVSRRGVYQEKIAAQFPMGLKLPGILSGAGIGWTEINSSKELRKVEQELPEVYSKNRVHAFLMSPVVWEGYECGVRIVEPGPSKVDSGKRETAAAGSDKVQWPSPVFTRYDIIRILAPYLESKVVVSNLGWPSKELYALKHQLSNFYMLGSMGMVTPIGLGIALTSKKGVVVIDGDGSLLMNPGTLATAAGLSPNNLTIIAIDNGAYGSTGNQPTLARTSVDLEQVARGFGFRNTIKVASEEEIKEVMGRPREGLTFIHALAIPGNKDVPNIPIGHLEIKRQVQEFLRG
- a CDS encoding peptidylprolyl isomerase, with protein sequence MAQAKQGDSVQVHYTGKLENGTVFDTSRSRHPLRFTIGKGQVIEGFEQAVAGMSVGETKTVVIPVEKAYGARRDDMIFTMSRDRLPEGVSPNVGQRLEVTQVDDKVMLVTVMSVTDKSITLDANHPLAGKALTFELELIGIQ
- the yidC gene encoding membrane protein insertase YidC — protein: METRRFILALSLSLIVFVLYVRFFAPKPPEMPAVPERAQQQAAQEKAEKPATATLAAGAVATRIVPAVKGKDIVVETDLVRAVVNTAGGVITGVELKHYREGNKTPVGLGVLFDKIMGREKKMEAPKKALGNVQLVPSYDTVDRRDMIAPLTITPLDKDLSALSQVEYRTDRDAIRLDRDKPSDTLVLTYAGPGGIVLEKRLTFHNDSYRIDVTVNTKGVDGYRLFLGTDFGLADKVSKDASGRVGFAAMVDGKAVTDKLDKIKGELPYSGTIAWFGQEDKYFTAALLYGDRGIVTARKAAAPPESGDLLTSDVTIKEKPEARTFALYAGPKSFTLLEAQGHGLEQMVDYGWFGILAKPMFWLLQQFYRFTSNYGVAIILLTIVVRLLLFYPSLKSATAMEEMKKIQPQLTALREKYKKDPQRMNQEMMKMYKEHKVNPLGGCLPMLLQLPFFVALYNVLSVSIELRQSPFLSFWIKDLSSYDPFYILPILMGVSMVFTMKMTSTSVDPQQQKIMMFMNIAFIFLFAWLPAGLLLYITLSNVLSIVQQLYVRKLIGASSDAVIVS
- the yidD gene encoding membrane protein insertion efficiency factor YidD: MIKRFVITLIRLYQRFISPMLPAACRFTPTCSEYAREAFEKKGLCKAAWMTFVRISKCHPFHPGGYDPVQ
- the rnpA gene encoding ribonuclease P protein component, with product MPYAYRKSERIRKNSEFVSVMKGKRLSVDGLSLFYSRNDAGHFRVGVSVGKKLANAVGRNRLKRQIRACIMKVLKDTSSGYDLVFVARREFANADHGRVLKAVDRLLHHTAICGPAS
- the rpmH gene encoding 50S ribosomal protein L34; this translates as MSETTAQKSNLKQKRAQGFRKRMSTAKGQAVINRRRAKGRKRLAV
- a CDS encoding NUDIX domain-containing protein encodes the protein MKKGIDYIGVGVGAVIMNDEGKAFLAKRGREARNERHKWEFPGGSVEFGEQLEDALTREVREEYGFDIAVLQLLDVVNHVIPGEGQHWVSPTYLCRYVSGTPRIREPHKCDAIGWFRLEDIPEQELTIASRKSLESLRNRLHPG